TCGCTTCCCGTGAACGCGAAATCGTCGTGTGTGAGCCGCTCTCCCTCAGGGGTGAGCAGTTGCACCATCTCGTTGCTCTGACCCAGCACCCGGGCCCCTTCCGCCAACCTACGTAACCGTAACTTACGCCAGCGTAGCTTAGGTTTCTGCGCCGACTCCGCGCGTTTCCGCCCACAGTGGAAGCCCCATCCTTGTGGACTTCCGACAAAGCCGACGCGCGCTTTCCCCACCCATCCTGCGCCGCAGACGGACGGCCCACATGAACTTCTGGTAACGAACCCGCCCACGAGCCCCGGTAACTGCATAGAGTGAGGGGCCTGGCTGCCGCCGACCATCCGGCCGCGGCCCTGCCCGAGCAGCCGAGTCGAACTGGAGAGAGATGATTCGCACTACCCGGAGGGCCACCGCGACACTTGCCGCCGGTGCCCTCATCGCTGGCGGCCTGAGCGTCGCCACCTTCGCCCCCACCGCGGCGGCCGCGCCCGGTGTCTGCACCGCAGCAAACCCGACGGAGACCATCACGGTCTTCGGCTTCAACGACTTCCACGGCCGCGTCATCGACGACGGCAGGAAGGTCGACGACCCCGCCCGCTACCTGGCGGGTGCACTCTTCACACCCGTCGAGCAGGCCCGCGTCGCCCAGGGCGACGACCACGTCCTGCTGCTGAGCTCGGGCGACAACATCGGCGCCTCGACGTTCGTCTCGATGATCGAGGACGACACCCCGACGATCGACATCCTGAACGCGGCCGGCGTCGACGCCTCCGCCGTCGGCAACCACGAGTTCGACAAGGGCTGGACCGACCTCAGCGGCCGCGTCGTCCCCGGAAGCAGCTTCGCCAACCTGGGCGCGAACGTGTACCTGAAGGGCACCACCACCGTGGCGGCGCCGCTGAAGGAGTACGAGATCGTCACCAAGGCCGGCCTCGACATCGCCATCGTCGGCGCAGTCACCGGCGACGTCCCGTCGCTCGTCTCGCCCGGCGGCATCACCGCCCTCGACTTCGGCGATCCGGTCGCAGCGATCAACCGCGTCACCGACAAGCTCCTCGACGGCGACCCCACCAACGGTGAGGCCGACATCGTGCTGGCCTCCATCCACGAGGGTGCCGGGAACGGGGCCCTGAGCGCGGCCGACAACGCCGCGGCCAGCGGCGCCTTCGACGACATCTACCGTCGGATCGACGACCGCGTGAGCGTCATCTTCAACGGCCACACGCACCAGGAATACTCCTACGCCAGCGCCAACGGCGGCCGCCCGATCATCCAGGCCTCGTCGTACGCCGCGAAGCTCGCCAAGGTCGACCTTGTGGTCGACACCGTCGACGGCGGCGTCTGCACTACGACCCCGACGATCATCAAGCCCGGTGTGGCCGACGAGTCGCTGCCTGCGATCAAGGAGATCAACGACATCGCCCGCGCCGCTTATACCTCCGCGCTGGAGAAGGGCGAGAGGGTCATCGGCACGGCGACCCAGGCGATCTCGACCGCCGGCGACGGCGGCTCCGGCACGCGCAACCAGGAGTCACCCATGACCAACACGGTCGCGCAGATGTTCGCCGACGTGCTCGGTGGCGGCGACCCCGAGGTGATCGGCGTCCAGAACGCCGGCGGCACCCGCGACAGCTTCAATGCGGGGGACATCACCTACCGCGAGGCTGCCATGACCCTGCCGTTCGCGAACTCGCTGTTCACGGTTGACCTCACGGGCGCCCAGTTCACGAAGGTCCTCGAGCAGCAGTGGCAGCGTGACAAGGAGGGCAACCGTGCCCAGCCGCTCCTACCTGACGCTCGGCCTGTCGAAGAACGTGAGCTACACCTTCGACGAGTCGCTGCCCGAGGGATCGCGCATCACCTCCGTCTCGATCAACGGCAAGCCGATCGACCCGGCAAAGCTCTACACCATCGCCACGGCGAGCTTCCTGAGCACCGGCGGCGACAACTTCTACGAGTTCGCCAACGGCGTCAACCACAAGGACACGGGTCGCGCCGACATCGAGGCCTGGGTGGAGTGGGTCGAGGCCAACAGCCCGCTGTCCCCGGACTACTCCCGCCGGGGCGTCTCCGCCCGGGTGCCGGCCGGGACGCTCAAGGCTGGCGGCACCGGCCTGACGTTCTCGTTCGGTGACGTCATCGACGAGTCTGCGACCCCGCAGACACTCGACATGATGCTGAACGAGGGCGACAAGGTCTCGCCGAAGCTGGCGAACAGCACGCTGGCGGCCTTCATCGGCAGCACCCAGGTGGGCGCCGGGACGGTGGCCGAGGGCAAGGGGTCCATCACGATCTCGCTGCCTGCGGGCTCCGACATCTTGGCCGGCGAGCACATCGTCACCTTCGTGGCCGAGGGCTCCGGCACCAGGATCTACCTGCCGGTCACGGTCGTCGCGGGCGATTCCCCGACGACTCCTCCGGTGAAGCCGGGTCTGCCCAGCACGGGCAACTGAGTCTGCGGACCTGAAGAGGGGGTCGGTGCACGATGTGCACCGACCCCCTCTCTCGTTGCGCCCAGGCGGCTGGCGTCACTCGTCGCCGACGAGAGTCGCGACCAGCACCGCCTTGATGGTGTGCATCCGGTTCTCCGCCTGGTCGAACACGATGCTGGCGTCCGATTCGAACACCTCGTCGGTGACCTCGACGCCCTCGATGCCGAACTGCCCGTGGAGGTCCCGCCCGACTGACGTGGCCAAATCGTGGAACGCGGGGAGGCAGTGCATGAACTTCACGTCAGGGTTGCCGGTGGCCGCCATGAGCTCGGCGTTGACCTGGTAGGGCCGCAGCAGCTCGATGCGCTCGGCCCACACCTCCTTCGGCTCGCCCAGCGACACCCACACGTCCGTGTAGACGAAGTCCACGCCGGCCACACCCTCCGCGACGTCGTCGGTGATCGTGATGCGGGCGCCTGTGGTGGCCGCCACCTCGCGGGCACGGGCCACGATCTCGGGGGCGTTCTGCTGCGAGGTGGGGGCAACCATCCTCACGTCCATGCCCATCATGGCGCCGGAGATCAGCAGCGAGTTGCCGACGTTGTTGCGAGCGTCGCCGAGGAACGCGAAGGCGATCTCCGGCAGCGGCTTGCCTGCGTGCTCCAGCATGGTGAGTTGGTCGGCGAGCATCTGCGTGGGGTGCCAGTCGTCGGTGAGCCCGTTGTAGACGGGCACGCCGGCATGCTCGGCAAGGGTCTCGACGACGTCCTGGCCGGAGCCCCGGTACTCGATGCCGTCGTACCACCGCCCGAGCACGCGCGCCGTGTCGGCCGCCGACTCCTTGTGCCCGATCTGGGATCCGGAGGGATCCAGGTAGGTGGTGGTGCCGCCCTGGTCCGCCATGGCGACCTCGAAGGCGCAGCGGGTGCGGGTGGACGTCTTCTCGAACAGCAGCGCCACCTGGCGGCCGATGAGCCGACGGCGTTCGGTCCCTGTGCGGCGTTCGGCCTTGAGCCGGGCGGCC
The DNA window shown above is from Tessaracoccus defluvii and carries:
- the argF gene encoding ornithine carbamoyltransferase; its protein translation is MSLLGRSFLKELDFTADEWRALLDLAARLKAERRTGTERRRLIGRQVALLFEKTSTRTRCAFEVAMADQGGTTTYLDPSGSQIGHKESAADTARVLGRWYDGIEYRGSGQDVVETLAEHAGVPVYNGLTDDWHPTQMLADQLTMLEHAGKPLPEIAFAFLGDARNNVGNSLLISGAMMGMDVRMVAPTSQQNAPEIVARAREVAATTGARITITDDVAEGVAGVDFVYTDVWVSLGEPKEVWAERIELLRPYQVNAELMAATGNPDVKFMHCLPAFHDLATSVGRDLHGQFGIEGVEVTDEVFESDASIVFDQAENRMHTIKAVLVATLVGDE